Below is a window of Pseudomonadales bacterium DNA.
ACAAATAGGCTAATCACCACTAAGCAGTTCAGCGTGGCGGCAAAGGTGCACAAGCTAATAGAGACATTGGTAAACGTAGCTCGGCGCATTAAAATATCGATTTCTTGCTGTTCATGTACAGATAATTGCTGCTGTGAATGCAGCTCACGACTTCGGTCAACAATGCGTGCTAATCGATGCGCCATGACATTTAAGAACGCACCAATCCCGGCTAATAAGAATACCGGCGCTACGGCAAGTTGAATGATGTGTGCAACATCGTTACCGTTGATCATGATTGCTCCTCAAATCGGTTTTAAGCTGCGCAGTAAGACAAGACTTTGCTCAAGCCTGCTCGCGGTCTATGCTAGCTTATTGATAATAAAAGCCCTGCCGC
It encodes the following:
- a CDS encoding DUF2721 domain-containing protein, encoding MINGNDVAHIIQLAVAPVFLLAGIGAFLNVMAHRLARIVDRSRELHSQQQLSVHEQQEIDILMRRATFTNVSISLCTFAATLNCLVVISLFVLHFTAHDAPALLASLFIATLLALVVGLLLLQAEIFLATKWLRMSNNS